One stretch of Paenibacillus sp. DNA includes these proteins:
- the recO gene encoding DNA repair protein RecO — protein sequence MLYRVEGIVIRSVAYGEGNLIVTLFTGEVGKVGVMVRGAKKARSRHAAVTQLYTYGDFVFYKSQASGLGTLNSAELLDGFSGIRGDLRASAYAAYFAELTDRLVPDGEASQFLFEQLKAAYEALSAGKDPAVVAAMLELKLAQFAGFAPLTSECAECGRVPQPEEKAYWSASAGGLVCARCAADRADRMPLPPGAIRLLPVLQRADLRRIGDVSVKPATKRALKEALRRYLDAHADVRLKTRAVLDQIEAVYDEPAEPNETS from the coding sequence CTGATTGTCACGCTGTTTACCGGCGAGGTCGGGAAAGTCGGGGTGATGGTCCGCGGGGCGAAGAAGGCGCGCAGCCGTCACGCTGCCGTCACCCAGCTGTATACATACGGAGATTTCGTGTTTTACAAATCGCAGGCGAGCGGGCTCGGCACGCTCAACTCGGCGGAGCTGCTGGACGGCTTCTCCGGCATTCGCGGCGATTTGCGCGCATCGGCGTACGCGGCGTATTTCGCCGAATTGACGGACCGGCTCGTGCCCGACGGGGAGGCGAGCCAGTTTTTGTTCGAGCAGCTGAAAGCGGCGTACGAAGCGCTCTCGGCGGGCAAAGATCCGGCGGTCGTCGCCGCCATGCTCGAGCTGAAGCTGGCGCAGTTCGCCGGCTTCGCGCCGCTGACGAGCGAATGCGCCGAGTGCGGGCGGGTTCCGCAGCCGGAGGAGAAAGCATACTGGAGCGCTTCGGCGGGCGGCCTCGTCTGCGCGAGATGCGCGGCGGACCGCGCGGACCGGATGCCGCTGCCGCCGGGAGCGATTCGGCTGCTGCCGGTGCTGCAGCGCGCCGACCTTCGCCGCATCGGCGACGTCAGCGTGAAGCCCGCCACGAAGCGGGCGCTGAAGGAGGCGCTGCGCCGGTACTTGGACGCGCACGCCGACGTCCGGCTGAAAACTCGCGCCGTCTTGGACCAGATCGAAGCGGTGTACGACGAACCCGCGGAACCGAACGAAACGTCTTGA